Genomic segment of Cytobacillus suaedae:
GTGATTTCATATAACTGAAAATAAATGACAAGCGTTTTATCAGCAATATAAAAGTCTTGATCTGGCCGAATAGTACTAAATCCATCTAACGTTTGTATATCTCGCTCTTTTATTTGCAACTTGATTAATTCTGAAAGCCGCTGAATATAATTGCTCCCAGGTTTGAACAAATCTTTAAGCTGACAGAGCTTCCCGTTTTTCAAGTCATAAGTTAAGGATTTTATATAAGTCATTCCATGAGCGGCTTGTGAATGATACGTATAGTTTGAAAGTGATAAACTTAGCACCTCTCTTTGATTGTTTTTCATTTCATAGGCGCCGAGCATTTCCTCAACTGTTGTTGGCATATTTCCTACTTGCTCATCAATTAGTCGTTGGACTTGAGCTACTATCGTTTGATTAATAAACATTTCTAGCCTATGATTTGTCATTCCATAAACCTGCGGATAATAAACAACTTTTTTCTGCCCGCTACTTATTCTTGCAGTTCTACTACTTACCGGAAATGAAATAGCCATCGTTAATCGCCTTCAATCGTTTTTTATGTATTGTATTCCTTCATAGGCTGTAGTGACATATTAATTTGTACTAAAACATTTTTTTTGTTGTGGATACGTAGAAATCCATTGCATGGGAAATAATACGATTGATATCATACCTATTCCTTTATAAGTAGGAGGAAATAATGAACTTACAATCTGGAAAATATTTTTGGCCAACTACTCTTGCTAATCCACCTGAATATCCTCCACTCAGCAAAGATCTTAATTGTGATGTACTTATCATTGGTGGAGGAAGCTCTGCTGCACAATCTGCCTATTATTTAGCTGATTCAGGACTTGATGTAGTAGTTATTGAAAAAAATAAAATTGGCAGTGGAAGTACTAGTGCCAATACAGCACTCATTCAATATTCAGGGGAAAAACTGTTTATTAACTTAGTAAATGCATTTGGTAAGGAGTACATAAGTCGGTATTTGCAACTTCTAAAAGAAGCTATCAATGAGATGGAAGCAGCAACTCTGAAGGCAGAAATTGATAGTGAGTTTTATAGAAGAGATACTCTTTACTTTGCTAGCTGTAAGGAAGACATCCAAAAATTAAAAGAAGAGTATATGCTTTTAAAGGACCAGAATTTTGATTTACTCTTCCTTGAAAAGCACCATATCGAAAGTAGATATCCATTTAGTAGAGATGCAGCAATTTATTCTTATAATGATGGAGAAATAAATCCCTTTAAGTATACACATGCATTATTTGACTATGTTTCTAAAAAAGGTGTGCGTGTATTTGAGGAAACAGAAATGAATGGTCACCATTTTGATACCGATCTAGATCAGATGATCATTTCAACAACTTCGGGTTATACCATCCGTGCTCGTAAAGTTATTTTTGCAGCAGGCTATGAAGGAATTGATATAAAAAAAGAAAAAAAAGTTTCGTTTGTCAGTACATATAATGTTACCACTACCCAAGTTTTGGACTTCTCAACTTGGTATAAACGAACCCTAATCTGGGAGACAGCTCGCCCTTACATTTATATGCGAACCACGGCTGATAATCGAATTATCATTGGAGGATTAGATGAAAATACCACCTACCCGGAGGATCGAGATAGTAAACTTATGTCCAAAAAGGACAAGTTAATTGAAGAATTCAACAAAATGTTTCCTACTATACATGTAGAACCAGAGTTTTATTTAACTGGGTTCTATGGTGGAACTGCAGATGGACTACCCATTATCGGTATTTATGATGAGTATCCTAATAGCTATTTTCTTTTTGGATTCGGTGACAATGGAACGGTGTATAGCCAGATGTTAGCTAAGATTATTGCACAGGATATTGTTGAAGGAAAAAGTCCAAATATGGAGTTATTTTTACAAGATAGGCCTTTGCTAAATAAATATAAATAATTTTGAAAAGGCCATAATCAACGAGGATCCTTATCTTCCTCGTTAATTATGGCTTAAAATTTCCCCGAGGATTTTTATTCCCTTTTGGATATCTCGAGCATCAGCATAGCTAAAAGAAAGACGAAGGTATTCACTTCCTGCAAGTGGATCATAGAAAAAATACTTACCAGGGACATATGCTACCCCTTTGGAAAGAGCCTGTTTTAACAGGTTGTCAGTGTCCACTCCTTGGACTTTAACCCAGACGAAGTACCCTCCTTCCGGAATATACCAAGAGGCACTTTCTGGAAGATATTTTTCAAGTGCAGCAATCATTATTTTACACTTAGCGTTATATCTTTCCCGTAAAACAGGAAGCCGTTTACCAACATCCCGTCCTTCTAAAAATGTAGCCATCGTTGCCTGAGCAAATGGATGATCTAAATCCTTCTTAAACCAAGCTAGAGTACTTATTATTTCACTTGGTCCCGCTACCCAACCTATTCGCATTCCTGGTGCCACTACCTTTGATAATGAACCAACTTGAATGACTCGATTATCCTTATCCAACGATTTTAAAGAGGCTGGAGGTTTGAAAAAACTTAACTCTCCGTAAGCATCATCTTCAACAATGAAGAATTTATATTTAGTAGCAAGCTCCAACACGTGTTTGCGACGCTCCATGCTCATCGTGGTTCCAGTAGGATTATGATAAGTTGGAATAGTATATAAAAACTTTGGTAGGATACGTCCATTTTGTAATCTATCTTGTAGTACTTCTTCTAGTCTATCAGTTTGTAAGCCATGTTGATCTACTGGTATGCATATAAATTGATTTGTATAATTTTTAAAGATCTCCTGTGCTTCCATATATGTTGGTGATTCTATTGCCACAACAGAATTTTGATCAAGAAATATTCGAGCAATCAAATCTATGGCCTGACAAGCACCTGATGTTATTAATAGCTCATCACTGTTTATATAGATATCACGTTCATCTAATCTTGTTTGGACCTTTTCTTTCAATCTAAAAATACTTGGACTCCCTACATAATGAAGCGGTAAGTCCTTCTCCTCATCTAGGACTGTATTTACAGCTGCCTTAATCTCTTCAATAGGAACAAGATTCTTTGCGGGATAACCTGAATTGAGACGTATACACTCATCTGGAATAGTAGACATCCATTCACCTGGGGGACTATTTCGAAGAGCCTTTTTAATATTTGTTGGAAATATAGAGTCAAATTCCACTTCTATGATTCTCCTTTTCAATCTAATCTTTATTTTATTTACTAAAGTATCAATAGTTAAAAGGAGATAAAAAAGCGCCTATCTACTAGACGCTTCCTCAGAATAATAATATAGTATATTACCGTTCATTAATTATCATTCCATACGATTTTAGCTTTGTAAGTACTCTGTTATTCAGTAAACCCAGTAGCAATGACTGTAACAATAATTTATTCCTTTAGG
This window contains:
- a CDS encoding PLP-dependent aminotransferase family protein — protein: MEFDSIFPTNIKKALRNSPPGEWMSTIPDECIRLNSGYPAKNLVPIEEIKAAVNTVLDEEKDLPLHYVGSPSIFRLKEKVQTRLDERDIYINSDELLITSGACQAIDLIARIFLDQNSVVAIESPTYMEAQEIFKNYTNQFICIPVDQHGLQTDRLEEVLQDRLQNGRILPKFLYTIPTYHNPTGTTMSMERRKHVLELATKYKFFIVEDDAYGELSFFKPPASLKSLDKDNRVIQVGSLSKVVAPGMRIGWVAGPSEIISTLAWFKKDLDHPFAQATMATFLEGRDVGKRLPVLRERYNAKCKIMIAALEKYLPESASWYIPEGGYFVWVKVQGVDTDNLLKQALSKGVAYVPGKYFFYDPLAGSEYLRLSFSYADARDIQKGIKILGEILSHN
- a CDS encoding FAD-dependent oxidoreductase encodes the protein MNLQSGKYFWPTTLANPPEYPPLSKDLNCDVLIIGGGSSAAQSAYYLADSGLDVVVIEKNKIGSGSTSANTALIQYSGEKLFINLVNAFGKEYISRYLQLLKEAINEMEAATLKAEIDSEFYRRDTLYFASCKEDIQKLKEEYMLLKDQNFDLLFLEKHHIESRYPFSRDAAIYSYNDGEINPFKYTHALFDYVSKKGVRVFEETEMNGHHFDTDLDQMIISTTSGYTIRARKVIFAAGYEGIDIKKEKKVSFVSTYNVTTTQVLDFSTWYKRTLIWETARPYIYMRTTADNRIIIGGLDENTTYPEDRDSKLMSKKDKLIEEFNKMFPTIHVEPEFYLTGFYGGTADGLPIIGIYDEYPNSYFLFGFGDNGTVYSQMLAKIIAQDIVEGKSPNMELFLQDRPLLNKYK
- a CDS encoding DUF3298 domain-containing protein, with amino-acid sequence MAISFPVSSRTARISSGQKKVVYYPQVYGMTNHRLEMFINQTIVAQVQRLIDEQVGNMPTTVEEMLGAYEMKNNQREVLSLSLSNYTYHSQAAHGMTYIKSLTYDLKNGKLCQLKDLFKPGSNYIQRLSELIKLQIKERDIQTLDGFSTIRPDQDFYIADKTLVIYFQLYEITPYVFGFPMFPIAVYDIEDIIKEDGPLGRMVVNN